ttaaagaatttttcttGGAAGATTCAGAATGGAAGTATACAAGGTACCAAAATGGTGGCTATAcaaaagtttatacaaatatctaaaaataggatattttatacaaaatgtataagaatAGTGAAATATGGGTTATTTATAGatgaactttttatataaattttatttctgtacagAAAATAATAACTGAAGGTTTTACTCTGactttctttgttcttcaaagtCAAAGCCCCtttgaaaaaacacattttagccTATTAAAGCAATAGAAACAGAAGTAATAGCAATTCTAACAAGAAATGTAATAGTCACATAATACATAGGttttgttaccttctactgctCGAGTTGATAATAGTATGGTTTGGATTGCTACTGGGTAGTCAGAAGGTTACAAGAATGGTTACCAGCACTGAGAGACATTCTCCTCAAGTGTTGTAGACGTAGAGAATTTTTTCAACCTGTGATACTTGCCTCAATAACGCCTCTTTTTATACAATGTCTACGAGGTAGAATAAAAAGGTTTCTTGAATTATTAACTCTAGTAGAGGTCTCTGATAGAGAAATTATTCCTGAGGTTTGGAAGCAGTGCTAggaaaactgattatttaaaaacttatcgCATAACCATATTGATATTTGGACACAGATAGTCCATAGCTCTGCAATCTGGTAGATATCACACTCAAAGTCAATGGCTAGAAACCAAGTTTAGAGAAAAATACTTCTAAggtatataactataataaattatattttcgaaCTTATTAAGTGATTCCTTATTGTCTTTTTTCCTATTAGTAACGCATTTTTCGTAATGATGCGGTACTTAAAACTTCGCTTCTTCCTTGTATACCACTTTGAAATGAGGTTGCTTCTTCTTAGtggattgtaattttaaactaaccACTTGGACCATTAATGAACTCGAGTTTTTTGACTCTCTTTCAATCACACCTAATTCAATGTCGTTCAGTAAAAACAAATGCCCagatattacaaactaaaatttgagttttacttGTAACTATGTTCTGAACAAGTTTTAACGTAAGAGCCATTTTGGTGTTTCTATTTTGCTCGGTACATTAATCAAAGTTCTCAGAACCTCTTTCTTCCCCCTCAGTTTCATCCCTTATGTACATGTTACCAGGGCTCCAATCTTCATCATCAgacattataacattaataaaaacatgacgtcataaagtattaaaactgattttagtTCAAAATAGCCTAAAGTCAAATGTTATAGATTTTTAACCAAacgaaaacaaataatatatcttCTCTGCACTTGTAAACTACTGATCCTGGTGGGAAAATAATGAACAACTACGTTCACTACTgcactaaaaataaatagttttacctATCACTGTTACTACCAAATGGACAAAAATTGGACTTGTCTACTTTAACTCTGAGCCCTCCACATATAACACTGGCAGTGCCTGCGCATATCATATACAGACTAATATTTGCACACACTTAATAGAGCACAACCCTACCATGTGTATGAGACAGTGGCATAATTAGGACTTGGCTTTGAGGGGATAAATATGATCGAAGAACACACCACAATGGAggtatggaataaatttaaataaattggataggtctaattaaaagtaaaacatttcaatcGTGTATTTCAAGTAAGTTGAATTGCTATTatactatcttttttatttataagagcTTTTTGGTAGGTTCTATTTTCCACATTCCCCTTTAAGTACACGACTGGTCTGAGATGCGTTTTCTATCAATTTTCTGTAAAGTCAATTATCACTGATAGTTTATAACTGTATTTTCTCTCAAATAATTATTGCTGTACGAATATTCTGCTGAAGGTTCTTCCAGGAACTTAACTTTATATTGTATGGTGTTCCATTCATCTTTGAGGCCTAAGTAGgggttatgaaataaatttaaataaattagataagccaaattaaaagtaaaacatttctttcGTGTATTTCAAGTTAGTTGAATTCCTGTTATactatctttttttatttgagCTTTTTGGTAGGTTCTATTTCCCTCATTCCCCCCTTAATTAAACCACTGGTGTGGGatttgttttatatcaatgtTCTATAAAATCAATTATCAATGATTGtttagaactatattttgtttcaaataattgaGGCGTTCAGAGGCCAATCTGACTAactccatttttttttattttcgggtTTTAACAGGGTTGGAATTGTCAACTGAATAATTTTCAGTGGGCAAAATGACTAACTCCACAGTTCAATGGTTTGCTGCTAGAATGCGCTATCTACTCTGCCAACTGAATATTTTACTGGTTGTTTCAGTAGCCAAAGTGATTAACTCCATGTCTCCATGAcagttgttgtttattgttgaacTGCTTGTGTAAAAGGTTATGTTTGTGCAATATGAAGGTGTTTTACAcctttacaatgtttgtttatgttgtatgATTATATTATGAGCTTATTTCAATAAGGAAAAAGCCTACAATGAGTGAGCTCAGTAGTGAAAGTGACATTTTTGGTGACAACACGGACTCGGATCCAGACTTTATAGCAGGTTCAGATTTAGACAGTACTAaacttaataatacttaatttcgGTTAAGTCGAAGcctaaaaagttcaagtacagaCTCTAATGAGGTTCACCAGTCAAATGGTGGGTTAGGCGAGGAAATCAGTGaatctgtatttttaaatgttgaggtTAGGCCTAGCCCTGTAGCTATTAGATGttgtaaatgtaaaagaaaaccTGATAGTTGGAAGAggacaaaacacaataaaaagagAATTTCTGGTAAAGAGTATAAAATTAGATCAGGGCATACAATCGCTGAAAAAGTCTTTAATGACAAACAGTGCAAGAAAATGCAATGACAAAATATCATCAGAGGAcagggaaactcttttcaagtcaTTTTACAGTTTAGGTAATCAGACCCAACAAAACATATTCATCCACGGTTGTGTGAAATCAAATAGTATTATCAGACGTCGACCTACCAATCAGTCAAGCCACCAAGAAGCCATagtttttcgttttttgtcaGAGTCAAGAACGTCGACATTCGGGTTTGTAAAACATACTTTAGACAAACCTTTCAAGTGTCTGATGGCCGAATTCATAATTGTTGtgttaagaatgaaataaactgtgTTGTAGATGGAAGAGGAAATTCAACTCCAGGAAATAAAGTTGACATTTCTGATGTTGTTAACCATATAAATTCATTCCCTGCTTACTGTAGCCACTATACAAGGTCACACAACCccaatagaaaatatttacaccctgacttaacaattaaaaaaatgtatgacttgtatGTCTTGTGATGAAAACCAAAAAGCTCCggttaaagaaaaaatgtattatcatgtATTTTCAACTAATTTCAATCTGCATTTTAAACCACCACTTAAAGACACTTGTCAAGTgtgtgattgttttaaaaatagacttACACTAGCAAATGAAGatgaaaggaaattaatagaaattgagAAGGAGCTACATCTAAGAAAGGCAGAACAGGCAAGAGACAGTTTAAAGGAAGACCAGGGTAAATGTTCGGATGACTATTATGTGTTAACTTTCGATCTCCAGAAAGCTTTGGCTTTCCCAAAACTGTCTACATCTGTAGCATACTATAAAAGAAATATGTATGTTTGTGACTTTGGTGTTCccgtttttaataataagaaagccTACATGTATGTATGGCCTGAAACCGAAGGTTCTAGGGGTTCTCAGGAAATAAGTTCTTGCCTTACAAAACACCTGACTATCCATGGCAATAATGCAAACATATTGTCATGTACTCAGACTCATGTGGCGGTCACAATCGCAACATCAAAGTTGTTTTATCTCTTATGAAATACCTGCAAAATCAGCGTGGAAACACTGAAACTATTGACTTGAAGTTCCTTGTACCAGGTCATAGTTACCTCCCAAACGACtcagatttttcttttattgaaaagagCAAAAACTAGTAGCAACATCTATTCACCGAGAGATTTGTATGATATTATTCTTAGTTGCAGGAAAACGAACAAATATTTGCTCACTGAAATGAACCATGAAGACTTCTATTCAACAGAGACTTTAGAAAAATCTATCACGAACAGgaaaaaaaatgttgaaggtgAACCAGTGAACTGGCTGAAAATTAGATGGATTAGAATTGAGAAGACCGAACCATTTGCTGTAAAGTATAAAGTTACTTTCTCACCAGACATGccatttggaaaaataaacatcCGAAAGAAAGAACATGGACGTCCCTTGGAAAACCTAGCCAATGTGCCACAAGATCTTGTTTATCACACATCAAGACCGATCACCATGGCAAAAAAGAAGGACATGATGGACCTATTGAAGTTAATACCTCCAGTTCATCAcaactattataaaaacttaaaaactgaaaGAGGTGTCCTGGAAAATGAACCTGGAAGTGATGATGACTGCATTACCTACTCAGACTAATGATAAAGAACCTAAATGTTATCTGTATTTAGGCTTAGGACTTATTTTTTCCTAGTTTCCAAACTCAGCCTACTATCTTTTGTTATCTATAGTAACactgattacttttttatttaacacatatttgtttgctttgtatttgtttaataaagtaaCTTGTATACAAACCACTCAGAATTTTTGTCAACACCTTTCAGTTGGCAATGTGATTAACTCCATatcaaatggtattttttaatttttttaaagatatatatttttttcttttttttttaattaagtgttaaAAGGCTTCCCTTTACAGTAAAAAGTGAATGAGTTTACTTAAAATGTGCTAAAACCATAGCAGagtttttttattctaaagtaACTTTAACTGTTAGTTACGAAAATTTCTGTTTTATGGAGTTAGTCAGATTGACCTCTGAACGCCTCAATTATTTCTGtacgaaaatattaattaagatttCTTCTAACATAATAAACTGCAACTGTCGTctgaaatgaaaaagtttatggAATTGTAAACTACAGGCATATTCCACTGAAAGTAAAATTCTTCCAGGAACTTTTAACTATCTAGTATGGTGTCCCATCCTTCTTTGAGGCCTAAGCAGGCAAAAACACATGTGTAATTTAGATATACAAAAACTGGTATGAGGAGAAGTAATACACTgacaaaataatactacaaatattgtattattcagTGAACAATGGCCAgacaaaaatattagttaatggGTGTCTCCAGATAAACTGTGATCCCGTTGGTAAGGTGGACGTCTACTAAATGAGGACCAAGGAATTTACTCTCTGAAACAAGCAAAATAATATGGTACAATGATAGATATTGTACATAACATTACTACATTCTGTATATaggtttacatatttttgttacattaatgtATGAAGTTATTATTTCACTTATGCATAATAGGCTACACTACAAAGAAATAATAACTCATATTACTAGGAACATAATGTGAAGTAAAAAGTTAATTAgcattttttgtacaaaaacagTTTTGCATTAGAccacattattaattattcttttaatctACATACTAATGGGTTCACTTAAGACTAAAAACTAactaaacaactaaaaataagattttatagatttaaaataaccttaaattaTGTAGGCTTGACTACAAAGGGTGCTAATATGTCTGACATCTAGATTCTGAATGCATTTTTTACATTCAACAATGAAAGGGTTGGAAAGGAAGATCCCTCTAGTGATGCTTTAAGATCAAAAACTCTGGTGTTGAAACTATGGAAAAATGTTTATGTGGGATCTTTAGTGTGAAATGTGTGTTATGGCTGACCACTAAGGTAGACAAAATAAGCCAACTTCATCCAATCAAATACATGACTGCCTTAAAAGTTGTGTAGTAAGTCTAGCATACAAGCATAAAATAGTTAAGTAAGACAATATCTTTAGATTGCTCATCAAACGGCTCAAAAACTAAAagtatgtttgaaagcaaaatgaatgtaatttatttcatgtagATATACTCATATTTGAACCGCTAACTGCAGAAAggcatcaagtccaaattaaccaacttttcaggagcgacaaaaaaccttataaatccatatgtacatacatatatttaaatatttattttttattctatatgactgaccttttaaagatcatattttgaaattgagtcaatcaaatatttttaaagagctgattattaatttttttttacataggacatgtttcctttctgcggtaaactattttacaattttacaaatcatggggaaaaatcattatacaaatcatttgttagatacatttattttaatgataaaaaatatcttatatctagGAAACACGttgtataacaaagaaaatatttttacacactaCAATATTTAAGTCATCGTCAGCGGTTGATGTGGTAGGCCATGACAGGATTTGGTCCcaaaaagtcaaatttttcttctggaatgtatttttttgtttttttcagatcttccatttttttaatgttgatcggAAGTACCGTAGCATAGGCTTTTTTTGTTGGAGCCCTGATCGGCATCTCTGCATTCCTCAATCTGAAGGAATCCGTTGCCAAGCCGGTAATGTTCATGTCACACTGCACCGTGTGAGGCGTCTCAGATGAAAAAAGACATTACcctgtattttgatattgaaaatgttattttttgtcttttcggTACATCTCTACCATAGGAATCGTCACTTAAGCTggtctttttgtaaaactctggCCACCATGCAGTGAAGTCAATAAAATCGTCAAAGTTCATTTTGATGACAGAGAATTTACCAGCGATTTTCGATGAACCAAGAATAAGAGCTTCGACATCAGCTAAATCATAGTATCTTTCTTCTCTTCCCAATTTTCTTCTTACTATCCCAAAATCTCTATCATTCGGCATAAACGAGTGGCCTCGACTGGAATAAACACTAGTTTTACTTCATCAAAAAccgttttatttcacataaatacatcATCATTCTTACCAGGGTGTGgtttttgttctgtcctgaacagttgtccccaaacaaataaagtttttttttacatcattatcaattttgtgtttgatGTACCAGTCCAATATTGTACAAACTTCGTTAGCTCCCTTACCTCCATTACCCTCGTGATAGATTAACAGTTGTACATTCACCTGTTGAAAGATTATGCACACCAAAGACGTTAACAGTGAGCTGCGGAAGTAATAGGTGTCTTGTACAGGAATGCAAGGTAGAGATACGTTAGCCATAAAATCAATACAGATCCCAACACTAGTCAACTCATTTTTGCACTTTTCCGTTGTTTCTTCTTGCAACGAGGCATAAAATTTTTTAGCTCTACGTTTTGTGTACCATTAATCGGCGACAGCTACTCGCTTGGCATTCTCGTTTaaaaaaaggactttttattttcaaggttagTTCCTCGCAAGTTACACAAGCATCTTTAACTGGTCGGTCAAAACCAATGTCAgggtagttttcattaaaataagtccAAAAGAACTTGTATGAGAGCCTTTTTTCACTTCCCCAAAGTTGTTGTAagaaagttttggttttttttttatgaaacatatcatacataattttcaaattaagtttGCTGAGAAGTACTGTTTATCTTTGCCTGTATAGTGATGGGTTTTTGTTGGGAATGATTCAACATGGGCCCTTAATCGAGTCAGGACAGACCCGGGTATTGCATTTCCTGAAACGTTCTTTCCTCTGTTGTCAGTTGGGATTTCATTTACTTGCAACAAATGAGATAAACGGTTAACACTGTTTTAGGAGTGTATCCATAAGTTGtcataaatccatttttacataCCTTGGTGCGTTTGCCTTTGTGTAGAATGGAATAGCTTACACTAAAAGCTTTCGGCTTTTCAGATGATGACCCAGGCCTGGATCTTTCTCTTTCAACAGGACTAACTTCCATTAGAGATTGGATGAAAAATGTCCTGTTCTACTTTGGTTGtcatattatgtagttttgaaaatatttctatcatatctCCCTCCGAAAAGCTTTGAAGGCAGTTGGACTTGCAGCTGAAACAATAACAGGCTTAATAACAAGagtataatattatgatgaatgtgtcaaaaatataataggcCTAGGTTCTaccatattttgaggttatgttaccgTCGGGCCAATTTGATGTAATGATTAGGTTATCGTTCAAGACcactaggctaatttaaaataaaataaaactagaagtgaAGAGATGTAATCAACCAAACATtgtatgcaaaaataaactattgaacaaaaactatatttacctGCAAACATTGGAGCCTGGATTTTTTGCAGGTTACAGTTTTGCCTTTCCAGTTTACATGCTCTTTGCCCTCTACCTTAgactttttaatcacatttcttcTGTACTTTTCTTCATTCTTTACACCCTTCCTTCTTTTATTCGACTGTCCTTCTTCTTTCTGAActactcattttatttcaatgatgaggCATTAAGTAATCAGTGAGACCGcactaaataatgttatgaataaaacaaaGCACTATGATCGTTGTTTGACGCGACTCAAGCTGACTGAACGTTAGTTATCGCGTCTGCCACACGCGAGCGCTGACAGCCAGCTGGTTACTGCAGAAGGGGAACAAGTCCAGGACTATTCCCTTTCTGCAGTAAATAGGTTATTCGAGACGTCGCCATTGCAATAGCAATGCGCGGACATGTTTCCTTTCTGCTGTAAACGACGAGTCTTAAACCTAACAACAACTTTGAAGGAAAAACGGAAAACCCCgttaatttggacttgatgccTTTCTGCAGTTAGCGGTTCATTTATATCTTTGAGTAGCTGTTTATTTCTTACTTTCATTTTTCATCTTGTCCATTGTTTCTCTTATAAAGTTATGTTATGAATCATATTATAATGAAGTGACTTGTATCGTCTGGTTTGTGTAATTTAGGTCATTTTCCATTGAGACTTGTAATACAATGAAGGAAATGGGAATTTAATCAATTCAATGGACACAATTGAAGAAGCTTCCACCCAGTGTCAACACTGATCATGAAAACTTCCGAACTTGCATATTTAAGATGACAAGGTTGATGCTGATATTAGGACAGACACACCTTCCCATTTTCTTCCAGCGTGGAAGGTAGAAATATTAGAGAAGGTAGCTCAAGATAGTATTGGTCAACTTGTGCCATTACATAATCTGCCCAAAGACAAACTGTAGTTATCAGACCTTAGAAAAAGTGTTCTGCATCTATAGAGAAAGCACTGAAGATCAAGACATGAGAGGGCAGATAATGATATACCAGCATAAGCATTCTGAAGTAGAAATCGGTGCAGCTCTAAACAGGTACCATCTTAAAGTAAACATTCAATGAGGTCAGACTGCCTGGATCAGTAGGTGACCTCTACATGTCAGAGTAATGGAATGGTATGTATGCTCTGACTGTGCATAATATATCTccaaacaaaaataatcttttaaagttataaaaatacctAAAAGCATAAATTTCCTTTTAACTTGATCACAACACTTTCACTGTGGTAAAAGATCCCTATTTTGTACCCAATTTGCGGCAAAATTCAAACTCACAATTTTCGTTTAGTTGGTGCTGTGTTAGTTCATTATGCTATTAAATCATCATGTTGGATGATATTATGTTCTTACGCATAAGTTCATAACGTTGTGGCATAATGACAGTAATGGGACTGTCCAGACAGTTGCCGCCATTTTTGGCAAAGGcatttttaaaagtagaaaataacATCATAATACAGTAACTTATTAGTAGTGGTTAGTGATATCCGAAATGGCCAGATATGCTTCAAGTGTCCTTCATTTTCACATGGTTCTGTTTCTAAAAAACTAACTAACCAGACAGTGGTCCTGCATAGAGCATATAGCAGCACGGCACAGTATAGCGTTGTTGGgtgtttattttacacaaatatcatagagaaatattatttaaataattataatatgataaataatataaattcttttacaaagAACATTGTAAAGGtttctatatttatatgtttcacTGACACTGTCAGGCATTTGCAGGCCGAACTGAGGTAGCAGAAAGTAAGCATACTTCAtacagaaaaaatttgaaaagtttcatAGATTTGAGGCAAGATTCCATTATGTGAGAGGTGCACTACAGTGTTGGTAGCGCAACTGTCCAGACAGTCCCATACAGTTTTGGTGAGGAACACGCTAACGTAATGTCTGACCAGTGGCCTGTAGTGAACGTGTTAACTATACAACTATTCTTTAGCAACATACTAGGCACAATTAGTTAATTACGTTTGATTTTATCTTCGTGGTATTTGTGTCCCAAAGAATTGATGACATATTGATACAAGCGATGGCCCTTCTCAACATCCATGGCATCACCAAAACTAGGAGTGCCACCCTTGAGGGTGTTAACCAAGGATATCTCAGCCAGACAAGTCACCTGTAAAA
This Homalodisca vitripennis isolate AUS2020 chromosome 3, UT_GWSS_2.1, whole genome shotgun sequence DNA region includes the following protein-coding sequences:
- the LOC124357041 gene encoding D-aminoacyl-tRNA deacylase 1-like isoform X3, which codes for MGPGLLVFLGLYQNDTERDADYIVDTVLNAQLFEEIRNDTPKAKPVKWVRNVMEKGYEVTCLAEISLVNTLKGGTPSFGDAMDVEKGHRLYQYVINSLGHKYHEDKIKQSKFLGPHLVDVHLTNGITVYLETPIN
- the LOC124357041 gene encoding D-aminoacyl-tRNA deacylase 1-like isoform X2, with the protein product MILNAGGAFISVMGPGLLVFLGLYQNDTERDADYIVDTVLNAQLFEEIRNDTPKAKPVKWVRNVMEKGYEVTCLAEISLVNTLKGGTPSFGDAMDVEKGHRLYQYVINSLGHKYHEDKIKQSKFLGPHLVDVHLTNGITVYLETPIN